A window of Ptychodera flava strain L36383 chromosome 1, AS_Pfla_20210202, whole genome shotgun sequence contains these coding sequences:
- the LOC139145284 gene encoding allatostatin-A receptor-like, with the protein MDNATNVTYTTGYDDSIYLNIFAYIELVMGIIGTIGNTLVIIVVLSTPNMQTLTNYFILNLAAADLLTSILLIGNRFPLDVGGLSIPEGLAADVYCRVYSSAQFFWFTINVSSCNLVLVTMERYFAIVHPLTYGKYFTKRTAAAMISVTWVFVFVLQFFNLAFHGYDPDFGCFLAVYPSPAIGTGIGVMYFVITFLIPMLYMAIAYYKISVCLHQSANSIMAGNLADDRAKTLLVARKRVIRMLFLVILAFGICWTPDSLLFLSYNLGNHIDLSLTYVQCIVVLKFVNSILNPFIYVFKYKQFRQSLAKKFCMCVPCIRNKIADESVVVNTLNTTNS; encoded by the coding sequence ATGGACAACGCGACCAATGTCACGTATACCACTGGTTACGACGATTCCATCTATCTAAACATCTTCGCTTACATCGAGCTGGTCATGGGAATCATCGGCACCATTGGCAACACGCTGGTCATCATTGTGGTTCTCAGCACCCCGAACATGCAGACTTTAACCAACTATTTCATCCTGAACCTGGCAGCGGCCGACCTCCTGACGTCCATACTGCTGATCGGAAACCGCTTCCCCTTGGACGTTGGCGGACTTTCCATCCCAGAGGGCCTCGCCGCAGACGTGTACTGCCGCGTGTACTCTAGCGCGCAGTTCTTTTGGTTCACCATCAACGTGTCGTCGTGTAACCTCGTCTTGGTCACCATGGAGCGATACTTCGCCATCGTGCACCCGTTAACCTACGGGAAATACTTTACCAAACGCACGGCTGCCGCCATGATCAGTGTCACCTGGGTGTTTGTCTTCGTTCTGCAGTTTTTCAACCTGGCGTTCCACGGCTACGACCCAGACTTCGGCTGTTTCCTCGCCGTCTACCCGAGCCCGGCAATCGGGACCGGCATCGGGGTGATGTACTTTGTGATCACCTTCCTCATTCCCATGCTGTACATGGCCATCGCTTACTACAAGATATCGGTCTGCCTCCACCAGAGCGCTAACAGCATCATGGCCGGCAACCTGGCCGATGACCGCGCTAAGACGCTGCTGGTTGCCAGGAAACGCGTCATCCGGATGCTGTTCCTGGTGATCCTCGCCTTCGGAATATGCTGGACGCCGGACAGTCTTCTGTTTCTAAGCTATAACCTTGGAAATCACATAGATTTGAGCTTGACCTACGTCCAGTGCATCGTTGTCTTGAAGTTCGTCAACTCTATCTTGAATCCTTTCATCTATGTCTTCAAGTACAAGCAATTTCGTCAGAGCCTCGCGAAGAAGTTCTGTATGTGCGTGCCATGCATACGGAACAAGATAGCGGACGAGTCAGTGGTTGTTAACACGCTAAATACAACAAACAGTTAA
- the LOC139141704 gene encoding uncharacterized protein, with translation MAVVISQLMVVLILLCRVFNGQIRQYSTSVDRSSAYQGEARPEMMEATQTNTDEESGCFGRCAETGDLGIVNIASEVKVQDNTHAPSTPTLGETAPTRYLLSLVQNRTGLGNNVQYRFFKITVGQAWLHNRTVVAVPFFNNGCSGWGYTLESMRPLEKTFDVDKLKELVSVATMDEFKQNCGGKIRLAFQEDKNKYLYPKSQDFFEDIYRIHVPPLEDVLPAATIKQLLSSNEKCVALFHCYTDPKNSLPLALSDDVFSTVNRYVKVSKRIRTKVNDEIFPRICDGGRLLAVHYRNRTGEMCMYNERFTELCAAPGMMKENDENAEVLVDVIYDVWLRRGYDCVYVAHPSWSQKFTDLLSGRISRMKIMNGNDVLKMKLTGMDEYRNDNYYFSLLEQEICIYADGFIGWEMSYWDRTVLEQRKEGGKESLTFSELGIQEKVIEQLWKHFNESWKENSTDA, from the exons ATGGCTGTCGTGATATCACAGCTTATGGTGGTTCTTATTCTGCTGTGTCGAGTCTTCAACGGTCAAATTCGCCAGTATTCGACTTCTGTCGATAGGTCGTCTGCTTACCAGGGTGAAGCGAGACCCGAGATGATGGAAGCTACACAAACAAATACG GACGAAGAATCTGGGTGTTTTGGAAGGTGTGCTGAAACCGGTGATCTTGGAATTGTGAACATTGCGTCGGAGGTGAAGGTGCAGGACAACACCCATGCGCCATCAACGCCGACGTTGGGAGAAACTGCGCCGACCCGCTATTTGTTGTCCCTGGTGCAGAATAGAACAGGTCTCGGCAACAATGTACAGTATCGGTTTTTCAAGATCACGGTCGGACAGGCTTGGCTTCACAATAGAACTGTGGTTGCGGTGCCTTTCTTCAACAATGGTTGTTCTGGATGGGGCTACACGCTGGAGTCCATGAGACCACTGGAAAAGACTTTCGATGTGGATAAACTCAAAGAGCTGGTTTCAGTCGCAACTATGGACGAATTCAAACAAAACTGCGGCGGGAAAATTCGATTAGCTTTTCAAGAAGACAAAAATAAGTATTTATACCCGAAAAGTCAAGACTTTTTTGAAGATATCTACAGAATTCATGTACCCCCTCTTGAAGATGTTTTACCAGCTGCAACAATAAAACAGCTACTGAGTTCGAACGAAAAATGTGTGGCTCTCTTTCACTGTTACACGGATCCGAAGAACTCACTCCCTCTAGCGTTGAGTGATGATGTATTTTCTACAGTTAACAGATACGTCAAAGTTTCGAAGCGAATCAGGACTAAAGTAAACGACGAAATATTTCCGAGAATCTGCGATGGCGGTCGCTTACTGGCTGTTCACTACCGTAATAGGACAGGTGAAAT GTGCATGTATAATGAAAGATTTACTGAACTCTGCGCCGCCCCGGGCATGATGAAAGAGAATGACGAGAACGCTGAGGTACTTGTTGACGTCATATACGATGTCTGGCTGCGGAGAGGATACGATTGCGTTTACGTCGCTCACCCGTCCTGGTCACAG AAATTCACGGATTTACTGAGTGGTCGAATATCCCGGATGAAAATAATGAACGGAAACGACgtactgaaaatgaaattgacggGAATGGACGAGTACAGAAACGATAATTACTACTTCTCGTTGCTGGAACAAGAAATATGCATCT ATGCTGACGGTTTCATTGGATGGGAAATGTCGTACTGGGACAGAACAGTGCTAGAGCAACGCAAGGAAGGCGGCAAAGAGTCGTTGACTTTCAGCGAGCTTGGCATCCAAGAAAAGGTCATTGAGCAGCTCTGGAAACACTTCAACGAATCCTGGAAGGAGAATTCCACGGACGCATAA
- the LOC139139824 gene encoding small ribosomal subunit protein uS15, translated as MGRMHAPGKGISRSALPYRRSVPTWLKLTSDDVKEQIFKLAKKGLTPSQIGVILRDSHGVAQVRFVTGNKILRILKAKGLAPDLPEDLYHLIKKAVAVRKHLERNRKDKDAKFRLILIESRIHRLARYYKSKQVLPPNWKYESSTASALVA; from the exons ATGGGTCGTATGCACGCGCCGGG CAAGGGTATATCCCGATCAGCTCTACCATACAGGAGAAGTGTTCCAACA TGGCTTAAGCTGACTTCAGATGATGTGAAAGAACAGATCTTCAAACTGGCAAAGAAGGGTCTGACACCATCACAAATAG GCGTTATTCTTCGTGATTCCCATGGTGTTGCACAAGTTCGTTTCGTGACCGGAAACAAAATTTTACGCATCCTGAAAGCCAAAGGTCTGGCCCCAGATCTACCAGAAGATCTTTACCATCTTATTAAAAAGGCTGTTGCAGTGCGCAAACATTTGGAAAGAAATAGAAAG GACAAAGATGCCAAGTTCAGACTTATCCTGATTGAGAGCAGAATCCACCGTCTGGCTCGCTACTACAAATCGAAACAGGTCCTACCGCCAAACTGGAAGTACGAGTCATCGACAGCGTCAGCTCTGGTGGCTTGA